In Rhizorhabdus phycosphaerae, the genomic stretch AGCGGGCGCGCGCCGAGCCGGCTTCGAACGGGTCGATCTCGATGCGCTTGCCGAGGAAGTGGTCGGGACCCTCTCGCCCGCGGCGGAGGATGCCGGCCACCATCTGGAGGAAGGCGCGCGCCTGGCCGCATCGATACTGGGCGACCGCAGGCTGCTGGCGCAGGCCGCGATCAATCTGGTGGAGAATGCGATCCGCCACGCCCCGCCCGGATCGCATATCCGCCTTTCGGTCCGCAGCGATGGTGCGGATACCGTGGCGCTGGTCGTCGAGGATGATGGACCCGGCATCGCAGCCGAGGATCATGGCCAAGTCCTCCGCCGTTTCGGCCGGCTCGACCGCAGCCGCGCCAGCGCCGGCCATGGCCTGGGCCTTCCCCTCGTCGAGGCGATCACGCGCCTGCATGGCGGCACGATGCAACTGGAGGATGCAGCGCCCGGCCTGCGTGTCGTGCTGCGTTTCCCCCTGGCCGATCTCCACGGCCGACCAAGGGCTCTGGCGGGCTCGGGGAGCGCTGCCCGCTTCGCCCGATGAGGCCAGGGGAACGCAGGCTGCGGCTTCGCCGTTCTCGTCACATGCACAAGTCCGAAGCCTGCCTCCTCGTTCTCCCGTTGCTGGCGCTGGTCGCGTGCGGGCAGGCGCCTGACAAGGAGGCGGGCCTCCCGGGCAACGCGGCGGCGCATGTGACTGCCAATGTCGATACTGGTCCGGCAAAGGCGGCGCGGTCGCCCGCAGGCCCGCCCGTCTCCGCGCCTGCGCCTGCGGCCCAGCGCGGGGAGGCGGGTGCACGGGATCTGCTGCTCGGCTTCGCGCGTGCGATCGAGCTCGGTCGATATGACGAGGCCCGCGCGATGCTTGGCGAGGCGGACCGGCAGCGGTGGAGTCGCGAGGCCTTTGCGCGAATGTTCGCTGACCTGCCCCGGCGCAGCGTCGCCGTTTCCGACGGCATGATCGACGGCGCGGCCGGCTCGCTCTATTATACCGCGCCCGTGATCGTTACCGGCGATGATCGGGACGGGCGCCCGGTGCGGATCGAGGGCGAGGCGGTGCTGCGCCGCGTGAACGATGTCGATGGCGCCAGCCCGGCGCAACTGCGCTGGCATTTCGACAGGCTTACACTCGACTGGACGCACTGATCGCCCGAAGGCGAGATGCGAACGGCCCCTTCCGTCGCCGGAAGAGGCCGTCATCGCTTGTCCAACCGGTCGGTGCCGGTTGTGCTCAGAAGCTTATGCTGCCCTGCACGCCATAGGTGCGTGGCTCGTTGAAATTGCCATAGTCGCCCAGCGTGGCCCGGTTGGACGGGTCACGGCGATAGATATATTGTTCGTTGAACAGGTTACGGCTCCACAGCGAGACGGTGAGCTTCGCATCGCCGCGCTTGAGATCGATGTCGGCAAGCGAGATGCGGCCATTGGCGATGAAGGAGGAGTCGGCCTTCAGCGCGAACTGGTCGAAGGTCTGCGTCGCCTGCGCATAATTGGCGTCGAAGTGGACGCGCAGCGTGCCGACCGGCACCGGCAGCTCATAGTCGATCGAGCCGGCGGCCGCGTTGCGCGGCGTGAACACGATGAAGACCGGCTGGATCACGTTCGAGAAGGGGTTCAGCGTCGGCGGGATCTTGGTGTAGGTATAGGCATAGCTGCCGCTCACGGTCAGGCCCTCGAACAGCTTGGCCGTCGCCTCGACCTCAATGCCGCGGATGCGGGTCGTACCCGGCGCGTTGATCGTCTCGAGCGTGTTGCGGGTCGATCCGTTCGCCTGCGGGGTGACCAGGCTGAAGTCGATCTGGCTGCCGGTACGATCCATGATGTAGCCCGCGACGTTCAGCCGCAGATGGCGGTCGAACAGCTCGGTCTTGGCGCCGATCTCGTAGGACTTCACCTTCTCCGGGCCGAAGGAGCGATAGGTGAGCGAGCGCGAGCTGGCGCCCCCGGCGCGATAGCCGGTCGCGAACTTGGCGTAGAGATTGACGTCCTGCGCTGCCTCCCACGCCACGGTCGCCATCGGGTCGAAGCGGTCGTTCTTCTCGCGGAAGGTGAAGTTGGTGGCGACATTGTTGACCTTGGTCAGCTCGCCATGCTTCGCGTCGTGGGTGTAGCGGCCGCCCAGCGTGATGTGAATGCTGTCGCCCGCCATGTCGGGCGTGTAGGTCGCCTGGCCATAGGCGGCATAGCTGGTCGACCAGGCGGTGCTGGCGCGGTCGATCGAGCGGAAGCCGCGGATGGTGGGCGTCGGATCGTTGATCGTGTAGCCGGTGCCGCTCGCGTTCCACTTGTTGCTGCTCGGCGTCGAGGCGTCGTCGCTGGCCTTCTCGTGGAAATAATAGAGGCCGCCGACATAATCGACCCGGCCGAGGCTGCCGACCGCCTGGAACTCCTGGCTGATCTGGTGCTGCCACAGGCCGGCCAGCGAATAGCGGCTGAAATTGCCGTTGGGGGTGAAGACGGGGACGCGGTGTGCGCCGCCGCTATTGTCCCACTGCTCGACCTCGACCTCGCGATAGGCGGTGATCGACCGCAGTTCGAGCGCGTCGGATGGCTTCCAGCTCAGATGGAGCGTGTGGCCGAAGCTGCGGTCGACGCTCGGCTGCTGGGGAACCCCGATGTCGGCGACCTTCATCCGCTTGTCGCTGACGACGACGATCGGGGCGAGCGGCGCGATCTGGCCCGCGCCGACCGTGGCGCCCGGGGCTACCACGGTGCGGCCGAGCGGGTTGTAGTTCAGCAGCTGGCTGTAGAAGGGCGAGTTTTTGTCGAGGCTGTAGTCATAGGCATAGTCGGCGGTGAAATCGGGGCTCGGCTGCCAACGGGCGGCGGCGCGATAGCCCTTCCGGTCATAATAGTTCCAGCCGACATTGCCCGGCAGCGGGTTCTTGACGGTCGCGCCGCGCGACTGGACCGCGCCGTCGAACTTCAGCGAGATGTTCGCGAAGGTCGGCAGGTCGAGATGGCCGTCGGCGGTGTAGCTGCCATAATTGCCGATGCCGGCCGAACCGCGAAAGCCGAACTGCCCCGATGGCGCGCGCGTGACCATGCTGACGGCGCCGCCCTCGGTGTTGCGTCCGAACAGCGTGCCCTGCGGACCCTTGAGCACCTCGACTCGCTCGACGTCCATCATCGCGGCGTTTAGGCCTTGCTGGCGCCCCAGATAGACGCCGTCGATATAGACGCCGACGCCCTGTTCGCGGGCGGGCTGGTTGGCGTCGAGCGGCACGATGCCGCGAATGCCGATCGTCAGCGCCGACTGGCGAGCTTCGAAGGTCGCCACGCGCAGGCCCGGGATCGTGCCGTCGCCCAGATCGAGCAGGCTCTGCACATGGCGCTCTTTCAGCGCTTCGGTGCTGAGCACCGAAATCGCGATCGGCGTCTTCTGCAGATCGGTTTCGCGCTTGGTCGCGGTGACGACGATCTCGTTCAGGCCGCCTGCATCTCCCGCATCGGCCTCTGCATCGGCCTCTGCATCGGGCGCGGTAGTGGGAACGGACTGCGCCGAGGCCGGCGCCGCAAGCGCCACAATCGCGCTGGCCGTCAGAAGGCTCAGGTGGAGTCGGGAGAGAGAACGCATCTGGGAAGCCCCTTTGCTGTTGTTAGCTATCGGGGCGCCGAATAGGATTAGGCGAAGGCAGTTATGTGACAGTTATAGTCAACATACTGAAAAGACTATTTCATTTCGGATTCATTTATCGAATTAATCACACCGAATTAAGAAGAAGAAACGAATAATATAATCAACAATAATTTTTTCCATGAAATTATTTTAACATTTTACATTTGCTACATTAATATTCTATGTAGTAGATCATTATATCCGTTATTTAGTGGTGTAGTGCAATAGATCTATTCTGATTGGCTTCCGAAGGCGGCAACATCCTGCCTTCACGCTGCCGGGGATCGCTGGCTTTCCCCTGTGGGCTTTCGTCACGCGCAAGGCACCCCGTTGGACTGGTCCGTTCGTCGAATCAGGAGCCCGCGGGGCGGGGCAGTTCCACCAACGAACGATCGCAGGGCTAAAGCGTCATGGCGGCTATCGGGCCGCGTTCGAAGATTCTTCATTGCCTTGCCGTAACCTGCTAGGCCAATGGGCGAAGGTCGTACCGAAGGGGAATGTTATGCGTAACGCCACTCCAGAATCAGAACTGGTTTCGTCTGATATGGAAAACTCTCTGCGGCTCGAATGGGTTGCGCCGGTTCTTTCCATATACGACTCCGGTACGTTAACGCAGGGGACGTCCGATCAATCGAGCGACGGCGGCCTCAACACCCACTCCTGATCTTTTTGGCGAAGAGCGCCGGAGATCCGATAACGCATGACTGAAAGGCCATGAGCTTTCTCGTCGGCGCGGGTCTGTTCGCATCGGAGCTTCACCGCAGATCTCCACATGGCATGGAGATTTCAGAGAAATACGACGATGACGAAGGGGCCTTAGTCAGCCTGAAAAGGGCCCGAACGACGCGCTCCCGCCGAACCGCCCCTGCTATCCTGCCCCACGAGATGTCGGGGCAGGTCACCATGCTCGGGGGGGCGATTTACAATCTCGGGGAGATCGCGGCCGAGCTTGCCATCGACCCGGCTACGCCCGCTGCCCTGATCGTCGATCGGCTGATCGAAGAGCGAGGGCCGGCGGGCCTTTCCCGCCTCGATGGCGACTATGTGATAGCGCGCTGGTCTCCGGAAAGCCGGACATTGTTCCTGGCGAGCTGCCCCATGGGTCGGGCAAGCCTCTGCTATGCGCAGACCGTCGATGGGATCGTCGCAGCGAGTAGCCCCAGTTGGCTACTAGCCTTTCCGGACGTCGACGCCGAGCCGGACACCGACGCGCTGGCCATGCGATTGGCCAAGATGGAAAGCCGGGTCGGCGACCGGACCCCCTGGCGCGCGATACGTCGTCTCCAGCCCGGGCAGTGGCTGCAATGGTGTCGTGGATCGGTGCGGGCTGGCCGCTTCTGGTCTCCCGAGCCTCGCACGACACTCCGTCTGCGCCGGGACGAAGATTATGTCGAGGCCGCACGCGAACGTCTCGACCGCGCGGTCGCATCCCGTTGCCCGAGCGGAACCCCTGTCCTGAGCTTGCTTTCCGCCGGCCTCGATTCGACCGCGATGGTCGCCGCGGCCGCGCGGCAGCATGATGCGGCGGTCCACACGCTGACGGTCAGACCGGACCCGAATGTTCCTCTGCTTGAACCGGGGCCGCATCATTTCGGCGGCGAGTGGGATCGCCTCCAGCCCTTTCTGGCGCGCTATCCCCAGCTGAGGCCGCATGTCCGGGATGCGCGACAACCCGGCCTCGACCTGGAGTATCCCGGCGGACCGCTGCAAAGCCGCGACTGGCCGTTCAAGCGGCCTTATCAGGTCGCCTGGTTGGGGCTGCCGCTCACCGACCTGATGCGGGAACAGGGCTTGTCCGTGTTGCTCTCCGCCGATGCTGGCAACGCCACGATGAGCTATACTGGCGCCTATGTGGTAGCCGATCAGTTGAAACAGGGGCGTTTGTCGGCGGGGTGGGACAATCTGGTTGTACCCGATCGCGGATGGCACGCCCGGCCTCGCGCATTGTGGCGTCAGGGGATCATGCCTTTTTTCCCGCGCCTGCAGCGCTTTCAGCGCCGGTTGCGCGGCCAGTCGGACTATTGGTGGCAGGAATGGAGCAGCATTCGGGAGGATGTCGCACGTCGCCTACAGTTCGAGGAGCATGACGTTCCGCAATGGAATACCGGTTCGCCGGATCTCGACCGGCAATTGGAACTGGTCGACCGCTTCCGGAACGGCATGGCGCACTATTCGCATTTCACCCAGGGGCAGGACTGGTCGTGGCGCGATCCCTATGTCGATCTCGCGCTGGTCGAATTCTGCCTTTCTCTGCCCCGGGATCAATATCGCCGCGCTGGCGTCACTCGGCTGCTGGCCCGTCGGGCGCTGGCAGATCGCGCCCCGGCGTCGATCTACGAAGAACGTCGGATCGGTCTGCAGCATTCCGACTGGTATGGCTGGATGAGTTTGCGGCGCGACTGGATGGCTGCCGAGATCGATCGGATAGAGCAGTCCACTCTCGCCAGTTCGGTGATCGATACGCAAAAGATGCGGGCAATACTCGACGCATGGCCGGCCACGCCCGAGGAGGCGTCGCGTTTCCCCATGTCTCACAGGCTGCGCAATGGCCTCGGCGATGCGCTGCGGGTCGGCCAGTTCATTCTGATGCAGGAAGGCAGCAATGCCTGACGACGACCGCCTCTTCATGCCGGTAAGGGCGGCACCGTCGGGTGACGGTGGCACCTTCCTGCTGAGACCAGTGACGGCGGACAATTTTCTGTTCGGGCTGCATGGGCGGCCGCCGGCCGAGCATCCCGATACGGCGCAGGTTCGTCAGGTTCGGGTCGTCGACCATGCGCCATCGGGCACCGTGCTGCCGCCGCTGCTGTCGATTTGGCACCTCACCCGCTGCGGATCGACGCTTACCGCCCGGATGCTGTCGCGGATAGCCAGTCTCCAGGTGACTGACGAACCTGGGGCGGTCGTCGATATATGCGGCGCCTTCTGGAGTCTCGTACCGCAGGATCGACGCATGGCGGCGCTCAGGACGGCTGTGCGATCGATCGGCCAGCGGATTGCGCCCGAGGCGCGCCACCTGGTGATCAAGCAGTCGCTGCGCAGTTCCCGCGACGTCGATCTGTTCACGATTCTCTACCCGGACATGCGGCGATTGCTCCTCATCCGCGACCCGCTGGAAATTCTCGTATCCAATCTGAAAGGCCCTCCCGGCTGGCTGAAACTGCGCGATGCCGTCTGGTCGCCGCTCCTGTCCGGAATCGGCCTCGCCGCGCAGCGGGACCTGAGCGACGGCGAGTTTATCGCGCGCTGCCTGGGTCGGGCGTTCACTGCGATGGCGGACATGGTCGAAACCGATCCCGCAGGCTGGCTGGTGATCGACTATGCGGACCTGCCGCAGGCGGTGATCACCAGGCTGCTCCCGCATCTGGGTATCTTGCCCACCGAAGCCGAACTGGCAGCCATGCAGGAGGAGACTCGCCTGAAAGCATGGAGTCGAAGCGGCCGCACGGCCTTCCGCGACGATCGTGCCGAAAAGCATGCCGCGGTGACTCCCGAGATTCGCGCGCTCTGTGATCGCTTCCTGCGCGAACCGTGGCAGCGCATGGCACGGTTTGCATGACAGGCAGCGTGACGGCCGATCCGATCGCCACGGCCCGCAAGGCCGGCTTTCTGCTGTTGCGGGGCGACATCGCCGCAGCCGCTGCGCTATGCCTCCACATGCAACGGGAAGATGCCAATCTCGAAGCCTTTCCCGCCCTGGTCGACCTGTTGTGTTGGGCGCGTCCCCGCGAGACGCTCTATCCGCTTGTGGCGGCGCTCGTGGCGGCAGGTTTCGCCAATCCCCGAAGCTTCGATCTTCTGGCGGCGTCCGCGATCTGGGCGGGCGAGCGCGCCGCCGCTCGCGCCCTGATGGACTCGGAGCGTTTTCTGTCGATCACCTGGCTGGACGGCCCCGACGCCCCGGAACTCCCTCTGCTCGCCAAGGAGTTGAGCGGTGATCTCGACTATTATGCGCGGCCGCAGGGGCGCTCGATTCGCGACGGGTGGCGACGCAATCACCTCGAGGCGGTCGATAGCCCGCTGTTGCAGGCCATGCTCCAGCGGCTGCGTGTGGCAGCGGAAGCCTATGTGGAAGGCTTGGGAGACGACGCTGCCCATCCGTTTCTCCGGTCGCGCCCGGCCGCCTTCGGATTGCGCGCGTGGAGCGTCGTTTCCGGCGCAGACACGCGCCACCTGTCCCACCTCCACGCCACGAGCTGGATGAACGGGGTCTATTATGTTGCCGTACCCGATGCGGTGGCGGACGCCGAGGCGCGGCGAGGATGGCTGCGCGTCGGGCCGGCGGCCGGGCGCGGCTTCGACGCGGCGGCGGGTTGGGATGAGCACTGGATCCGGCCGGAACCGGGCATGGTCGTGATGATGCCCAGCCATTTCAGCCATGAGACGGTAGCGCTCGGCTGCGACGACCGGCGCATCTGCGTCGCCTTCGAGCTCTATCCGCTGGTCAGCTCAGGGCCCTCCCAGCCCCCGGATCCTATGCCCGGTACAAGGCGTCGATTCGTTCGCCATAGACTGCGCGGATCGCGTGGCGGCGGTTCTTGAGCGAGGGGGTCATCTGCTCGTTGGCGATCGAGAAGGGCTCGTCGGCGATCACGATGCGGCGGACCTTTTCGATCACCGACAGGTCGACGTTGACGCGGTCGACCGCTGCCATCAGTGCGCGGTGGAGATCGGGGTTGTCGCGCAGCTTCGCCATTTCGGGTGACAGGCCGCGATCGGCGGCCCAGCCGGCCAGCCATTCCTGGTCGGGGACGATCAGGCCGACGATATAGGGCCGCCGGTCGCCCGAGACCATCGCCTGGGCGATCTCGGGCTGGAGCGTCAGCATGCCTTCCAGCTTCTGCGGCGCGACATTGTCGCCCTTGTCGTTGACGATCAGGTCCTTCTTGCGATCGGTGATCTTGAGGCGGCCCTTTTCGTCGAGATGGCCGACATCGCCCGAATGGAGCCATCCATCTTTCAGGACGCGCTCGGTTTCCGCCTCGTTGCGCCAGTAACCGGCCATCACCAGCTCGCCCCGGATCAGGATCTCGCCATCCTCGGCGATGCGGACCTCGACCCCTTTCATCGGCGGACCGACCGTGTCGAGCGCAATCCCGACTTTCGGGCGGTTGCACGAGACGACCGGACCGGACTCGGTCTGGCCATAGCCCTGCAGCAGGGTCAGGCCGAGCGAGGAGAAGAACTGGCCGACCTCGGGATTGAGCGGGGCGCCGCCCGACACCAGCGCCTTGATCCGGCCGCCGAACCGCTTCTGCACCTTGGGCTTGAGCAAGGCGTCGATCGCAAGCTTGTAGGGATAGTCGGTCAGGCGCAGTTTCTCGCGCGTGCCGAGTTCGATCGCCTTGTCGAGCAGCTTCTTGCCGATCCCGCCCTGCTTCTCGACGGCCTTGATCAGGCGCGCGCGCAGCATCTCGAACAGGCGCGGGACCACGACCATGATCGTCGGGCGGACTTCCTCGATATTGGCGGCGAGCTTCTCCAGCCCTTCGGCATAATAGATCTGCCCGCCGAGCCCGATCGGCAGGAATTGTCCGCCCGAATGTTCATAGGCGTGGCTCAGCGGCAGGAAGGACAGGAACACCTCCTCGTCCCAGCCGAAATCCGCCTGGATGATGTCGAGGCAGCCCTCGACGTTGCACAGGATCGCGCCGTGATGCTGGCGCACGCCGCGCGGGGCGCCGCCAGTGCCGCTGGTGTAGATCAGGCAGGCGAGGTCTTCGCGGCGCAGGTCGGCGGCGGTCGCGGCGGCGGCCTCGACATCGGCCGACGCGTCGCCGGCCAGCGTGGCGAAGTCGAGCGTACGGACGGCGGTCTGCGGCATCGGCTCCATGCCGACCAGGAACTCGCAGGTCGAGGAACGGACGATCGCCGGCAACAGCACCTGCGCCAGCTTCGCGGTCGACACGATCGCCGCGCGCGCGCCACTGTTCTCGAGGATATGGGTGTGGTCGCGCTCGGTATTGGTCGTGTAGGTCGGCACCGTGACGCAGCCGGCGGCCATGATCGCCAGATCGGCGATACAGAATTCGGGGCGGTTCTCGGAGACGAGCACGACGCGGTCGCCGTCCTTGAGGCCCTGCGCGCGCAGGGCGGCGGCGAGCGAGGCGACGCGGCGGGCGACCGCAGCCCAGCTCAGCGCATGCCATTGGCCGCCGTCCTTGGCCCAGAGAAAGGGCGCGTCGCCCTTCTCCGCTGCGCGCGTGAAGAACATGGTGACGAGGTTGGGAAAACGCTCGAAGCTACGCATCATCTCTCCTGCACCGGCGGATCTGGCCGCTCTCATGCGGGGTATAGCGCCGAATCCGGCCTTTGCACCCGCTTCCTGCGCCTTATTGTGACAACGCGACGCCCGGGCTGCGGGGATCGGCCGCGCCGGTCCAGCCCGTCTTGCCGCGCTCCAATATGGTCAGCTTCGACGGTATGTCGCCGACGCTCACCGTCTCGCCCAGCTGGGTGAGGCCGGGCACCAGCGCCTCGAGCGGGCTGTTGCGCTCGACCACCAGCGCGGGCCCTCGGAAGAAGATGTTGGGCAGGGCGATCGCCTGATCGGCGGGCAGGCCCCAATCGATCGTGCCGATCATTGCCTTCAGCGCATGCATGATGATCGTGCGCCCACCGGCCGAGCCGAGGGCCAGCCATGGCTTGCCGTCCTTGCCGTAGACGAGCGTCGGCGCCATCGAGGACAGCGGCCGTTTGCCCGGCTGAACATGGTTGGGGACGAGGCGGCCCTTGTCGTAAGGATCCTCGTTGAAGTCGGTCAGCTCGTTGTTGAGGAAGAAGCCGCCGGCGACGAGCGAGCTGCCGAACGGCCCTTCGACGGTCGAGGTCATCGAGACGATGTCGCCTCGATCGTCGACTGCGACGAAGTGGGTCGTGCCTTGCTCGGCCGGGGCTTTGGTCATCGCGAGCGGCGAAGCGCCCGGCGGCGTGCCGGGGAGATAGGTGCCGAGGGTCTTGTCGGGCGAAATCAGCTTCGACCGCTCGGCCAGATAGGCGGGGTCGAGCAGGCCGGCGACGGGCACCTTCACGAAATCGGAATCGCCCAGCCAGGCATCGCGGTCGGCATAGGCCAGCCGCATCGCCTCGCCGATCAGATGCCAGGCGACCGGCGAATCCTTGCCGAGTTTGGCGAGATCGAAGCGTTCGAGCATGCCGAGCATCATCAGATCGGTGATCGCACCCGACGAAGGCAGGCCCATCCCGCAGATGCGATGTCCGCGATAGCTGCCGCACACGGGCGCGCGCAGCTTCGCGCGATAGCCCGCCAGATCGCCGACCGTCAGCGTCGTGGGGTTGCGCTTCGATCGTCCGACGGCCTGGCTGATCTGGCTGGCAATCTCGCCCTTGTAGAAGGCGTCGGGCCCCTTGGCGGCGATCATTCGCAGCGTCGCCGCCAGAGCGGGATTGCGCACCGTCTCGCCGGTCGTCAGCGGGCGCCCGTCCTTCCAGTAGATGGCGCGCGCTTCGGGGAAATCGGCCCACAGCTTCTCGAACTGCTTGAGGCGATAGGCGAGGGTGCCCTGCACCGCGAACGGGCCAGGCTTGTTGTCGGGCAGCAGCGTATAGCCCTGCTCGGCGAGACGGATCGCGGGTTCGAACAGCTTGGCCCAGGGCAGCTTGCCCCAGCGTTTGTGCGTCTCGGCCATCAGCGCGATATTGCCGGGAATGCCGACCGAATAGCCGCCGGGCACCGCCTGCATATAGGGCAGGGGCTTTCCGTCGGCGCCGAGGAAACGGTCGTGGCCGGCCGAGGCCGGGGCGGTCTCGCGGCCGTCGACTGTCTCGAGTTTACCGGTCTTGCCGTCATGATGGAGCAGGAAGCCGCCTCCACCGATGCCCGAGGACATGGGTTCGGTCACCGTCAGCGCGAGCATGATCGCCATCGCGGCGTCGGCCGCGCTGCCTCCCTTGCGCAAAATCTCCTGCCCTGCGGCGGCGGCGCGCGGTTCGGCGGCGGCGACCGTCCCGGCATCAGCCGCAACCGGGGCCGCAACCGGCGCGAGGAAGAGCGAAAGGGCGGTGAGGATGGGGAGGGCGCGATGCAGCATGGCGGCGAGCTTAAGGCCGGATCGTGCAGGGCGAAAGCCCTCCGCTTGCGCCGGCCTCCCGGGGCGGTTCAGCCCCGCCCGACGGCATCCGCGACCGAAGCGCAGCCGTCGCGCTTCAGCAGCGCGGCGAGACCCCGATTGATCCGGCGGGCGAGGCCCGGACCTTCATAGACGAGCGCCGAATAAAGCTGCACCAGGCTCGCCCCTGCGCGGATCCGGGCATAGGCATCCTCGGCCGAGGCGATGCCACCTGCGGCGATCAGCGGCATCGTGCCGCCGGTCGCGTTGCGGAAATCGGAAAGGCGGCGCGCGGCAAGATCGTGCAACGGCGCTCCCGACAGGCCGCCGGTCTCCTGCGCATGGCGCGAGCGGAGCGGCGGGCGCGAAATGGTGGTGTTCGACACGATCAGGCCGTCGAGGCGAAACTCGCCCGCGATCTCGGCGATGTCGTCGATGTCGGCGGGCTCGAGATCGGGCGCCACCTTCAGGAAGACCGGCGGGCCGCCGGCGGGGCGGGCCTCCATGACGGCGGCCAGCAGTTCCGTGAGCGCTCCGCGATCCTGCAATGCGCGCAGTCCGGGCGTGTTGGGCGAGGAGATGTTGACCGTCAGGTAGCGCGCCACCCCCGCCATCACCCGCACGCCATTGGCATAATCGGCGATGCGATCGGCGGCATCCTTGTTGGCGCCGATGTTCACCCCGACGATGCCCGGCCGGTCGTTGCGGCGGAGCAGGCGCTCGAACGCCGCCGCCTGGCCGCCATTGTTGAATCCCATGCGGTTGATGACGGCCCGGTCCTCGATCAGGCGGAACAGGCGGGGGCGGGGATTGCCGGCCTGGGGGAAGGGGGTGAGCGTGCCCACTTCGGCAAAGCCGAAGCCCAGTGAGAGAATGGCGTCGGGGACCTGTGCGTCCTTGTCGAAGCCTGCGGCGAGACCGACCGGATTGGGGAAGCGCAGCCCCGCCACTGTGCTGGCGAGACGGGGGTCGTCTGCCGCCGGGGCGCCGCGCGGCTTCAGCCGCAGTGCCCGGATCGTCGCCCGGTGCGCGCGTTCGGCTTCGAGGGTGAACAGGAGCGGGCGGAAGGCGGCGTAGAGAGACATGGGCCGCGCTTAGCGCGCAGGAAGGCGCGCGTCATGCCGAACTTGTCGACGGCAGGGGGCCGGCTGCGAAGAATTCTTTGCGACGGGGAATAGCACGCCCTCGTTCGCGTATATCGGTTGCACACCCATCAGGGTGGGCGATCCCCACCCGGCTGCATACGGCCCCCCCGAAGCAGCCGGACCGAGCCGCCCTGCCTGCCCCAAGAGGCAGGGCGGCTCATCCCACTTTTCCTTGACGTTACGCAGGCGAACGCCCATTTGCCCAATCGGATCGAATCCGTCCGATTGGAAGCGAACGAACGCCATGCGCCTGTCCAGCCTCGCCGACTATGCCGTCGTCATGCTGTCCGCCGCCGCCCGCCA encodes the following:
- the ggt gene encoding gamma-glutamyltransferase, with product MLHRALPILTALSLFLAPVAAPVAADAGTVAAAEPRAAAAGQEILRKGGSAADAAMAIMLALTVTEPMSSGIGGGGFLLHHDGKTGKLETVDGRETAPASAGHDRFLGADGKPLPYMQAVPGGYSVGIPGNIALMAETHKRWGKLPWAKLFEPAIRLAEQGYTLLPDNKPGPFAVQGTLAYRLKQFEKLWADFPEARAIYWKDGRPLTTGETVRNPALAATLRMIAAKGPDAFYKGEIASQISQAVGRSKRNPTTLTVGDLAGYRAKLRAPVCGSYRGHRICGMGLPSSGAITDLMMLGMLERFDLAKLGKDSPVAWHLIGEAMRLAYADRDAWLGDSDFVKVPVAGLLDPAYLAERSKLISPDKTLGTYLPGTPPGASPLAMTKAPAEQGTTHFVAVDDRGDIVSMTSTVEGPFGSSLVAGGFFLNNELTDFNEDPYDKGRLVPNHVQPGKRPLSSMAPTLVYGKDGKPWLALGSAGGRTIIMHALKAMIGTIDWGLPADQAIALPNIFFRGPALVVERNSPLEALVPGLTQLGETVSVGDIPSKLTILERGKTGWTGAADPRSPGVALSQ
- a CDS encoding quinone-dependent dihydroorotate dehydrogenase codes for the protein MSLYAAFRPLLFTLEAERAHRATIRALRLKPRGAPAADDPRLASTVAGLRFPNPVGLAAGFDKDAQVPDAILSLGFGFAEVGTLTPFPQAGNPRPRLFRLIEDRAVINRMGFNNGGQAAAFERLLRRNDRPGIVGVNIGANKDAADRIADYANGVRVMAGVARYLTVNISSPNTPGLRALQDRGALTELLAAVMEARPAGGPPVFLKVAPDLEPADIDDIAEIAGEFRLDGLIVSNTTISRPPLRSRHAQETGGLSGAPLHDLAARRLSDFRNATGGTMPLIAAGGIASAEDAYARIRAGASLVQLYSALVYEGPGLARRINRGLAALLKRDGCASVADAVGRG